A single region of the Candidatus Eisenbacteria bacterium genome encodes:
- a CDS encoding nitronate monooxygenase, with the protein LAPMNVIAGGRLAAAVSKAGGLGLIGGGYGDADWLEQQFAAARNARVGCGFITWSMARNPELLDQVLAKQPAAVMLSFGELEPHASRIKARGVPLICQVQGMKYLREAVDACADIIVAEGCEAGGHSGYRGVFTLVPEAADYLAKRSPDTVLVAAGGVGDGRGLAAALMLGADGVLIGTRFIASPESEAPEGFRQAIIRADGDSTMKSTSVDIARKRYWPNPEFVIRVLKNSFVAKWHGREREMEKAIDVEYERFWAAFNAGDADNSGVLMGEVSGLIHDAPPAAQIVENMIAQACQLLGSHSRYVAS; encoded by the coding sequence CTGGCGCCCATGAACGTCATCGCGGGCGGGAGGCTTGCTGCCGCCGTCTCCAAGGCGGGCGGGCTCGGCCTCATCGGCGGCGGTTATGGCGACGCCGATTGGCTCGAGCAGCAATTCGCAGCAGCGAGGAATGCACGGGTCGGCTGCGGGTTCATTACCTGGTCGATGGCGAGGAATCCGGAGCTGCTGGATCAGGTTCTGGCCAAGCAGCCGGCGGCTGTGATGCTCTCCTTCGGGGAGCTCGAGCCACACGCGTCACGCATCAAGGCGCGAGGAGTGCCGCTCATCTGCCAGGTGCAAGGCATGAAGTACTTGCGCGAAGCCGTCGATGCGTGCGCCGACATCATCGTCGCCGAAGGATGCGAAGCAGGAGGTCACAGCGGCTACCGGGGCGTGTTCACGCTGGTCCCCGAAGCCGCCGACTATCTGGCGAAACGCTCCCCCGATACCGTTTTGGTCGCCGCCGGCGGCGTTGGAGACGGCCGCGGCCTAGCTGCGGCGCTGATGCTTGGCGCGGACGGCGTTCTTATCGGCACCCGCTTCATCGCGAGCCCCGAGTCCGAAGCGCCAGAAGGATTTCGCCAGGCGATCATCCGCGCCGACGGCGACTCCACGATGAAATCAACCTCAGTCGATATCGCCCGAAAGCGCTACTGGCCCAATCCGGAATTCGTAATTCGCGTTCTCAAGAACAGCTTCGTTGCCAAGTGGCATGGGCGCGAGCGCGAGATGGAGAAGGCGATCGATGTCGAGTATGAGCGCTTCTGGGCTGCTTTCAACGCAGGCGACGCCGATAACTCCGGTGTACTTATGGGAGAGGTGTCAGGATTAATCCACGACGCGCCGCCTGCCGCGCAGATCGTCGAAAACATGATCGCGCAGGCTTGCCAGCTCTTGGGTTCGCACTCGCGGTACGTTGCGAGCTAA